One genomic segment of Devosia sp. includes these proteins:
- a CDS encoding PAS domain-containing sensor histidine kinase yields MRPSEASGAGAARFRLGNGHSNGRRRSPITMAVAATAFFAAGLFIVHDITRSFAETQRELGVIGTAIAAQILDKSPEMARATLDTTIGRFGAISRVDVIEGVERTTQPLSYMVPAGTHGALSVEAEEGAFIAGIAGRGGLALALAGLVTILSSRRRVADMPDPVQRYNYGQLASAIPMGIACWTKAGQLIVCNDRYRDRLDLAERDVTYHQAVARLVAGGYMKLVRDGDDSRLLELHREDGSCLLIDERPLDDGTFMTLVSDVTERKRTDALLDTIREDQRQLARRYHEEKLKAEAASRAKTNFLAHLSHDIRTPLNHIIGFAELMKHEAYGPLGNARYAEYVQTIKDSGEHLLDSFATILDLAELESGQKPLRQDPVSVDTILDDVARRFAPQMARAGIRLDRGVPCPAVLIGDRLGLNRMVDNVVENAVRFTPHGGTISLKGFAADDGVVIEVTDTGIGMNEERLTSLSQPFALGDATFTREGVGPGLGISISRALAELSGGNMAIDSSPSVGTTVAFSLPLARDRAAEAA; encoded by the coding sequence ATGCGGCCGTCGGAGGCATCCGGCGCCGGAGCGGCACGATTCCGCCTCGGCAATGGACACAGCAATGGCCGCCGCCGCTCCCCCATCACCATGGCGGTCGCCGCGACCGCATTCTTCGCCGCCGGGCTGTTCATCGTCCACGACATCACCCGCAGCTTTGCCGAAACCCAGCGAGAACTCGGCGTCATCGGCACCGCGATTGCCGCGCAAATTCTTGATAAGTCTCCTGAAATGGCTCGCGCCACGCTCGACACCACCATCGGCCGCTTCGGCGCCATCAGCCGGGTGGATGTGATCGAAGGCGTCGAGCGCACCACCCAGCCCCTGAGCTACATGGTTCCCGCCGGAACCCATGGGGCCCTGTCGGTAGAGGCCGAAGAGGGTGCCTTCATCGCCGGAATAGCCGGCCGCGGCGGGCTTGCCCTGGCCCTCGCAGGCCTTGTCACCATCCTCTCATCCCGACGCCGGGTTGCCGACATGCCTGACCCGGTGCAGCGCTACAATTACGGCCAGCTGGCCTCGGCCATTCCCATGGGCATTGCCTGCTGGACCAAGGCCGGCCAGTTGATCGTCTGCAACGACCGCTATCGTGACCGCCTCGACCTGGCCGAGCGCGACGTGACCTATCATCAGGCCGTGGCCCGGCTGGTGGCCGGTGGCTACATGAAACTGGTGCGGGATGGCGATGACAGCCGGCTATTGGAACTTCATCGGGAAGACGGCTCGTGCCTCCTGATCGATGAGCGTCCGCTGGACGACGGCACCTTCATGACGCTGGTGTCGGACGTTACCGAACGCAAGCGCACCGATGCGCTTCTCGACACCATCCGCGAAGACCAGCGCCAACTGGCGCGCCGGTATCACGAGGAAAAGCTCAAGGCAGAGGCCGCGAGCCGCGCCAAGACCAACTTCCTCGCCCATCTCAGCCACGACATCCGCACTCCACTCAACCACATCATTGGCTTTGCCGAGTTGATGAAGCACGAAGCTTATGGCCCGCTCGGCAATGCGCGCTATGCCGAATACGTGCAGACGATCAAGGATTCCGGCGAGCACCTGCTCGATTCTTTCGCGACCATTCTGGACCTCGCAGAGCTTGAAAGCGGCCAGAAGCCGCTGCGCCAGGACCCGGTATCCGTCGACACCATTCTGGACGACGTCGCGCGGCGTTTTGCGCCGCAAATGGCCCGGGCGGGCATCCGGCTTGATCGCGGCGTGCCATGCCCCGCCGTGCTCATCGGCGACCGCCTCGGCCTCAATCGCATGGTCGACAATGTGGTGGAGAACGCCGTTCGCTTCACCCCGCATGGCGGCACGATCAGCCTCAAAGGCTTTGCCGCGGACGATGGTGTCGTCATCGAGGTGACCGATACGGGGATCGGCATGAACGAGGAACGCCTGACCAGCCTCAGCCAACCCTTTGCCCTGGGCGACGCCACCTTTACGCGGGAAGGCGTGGGGCCGGGCCTTGGAATTTCCATCTCCCGAGCACTGGCTGAACTGAGCGGGGGCAATATGGCCATCGATTCAAGCCCCAGCGTCGGCACCACCGTGGCTTTCTCCCTGCCCCTGGCCCGGGATCGCGCGGCAGAAGCGGCCTGA
- the pepN gene encoding aminopeptidase N translates to MRTDTEQTIYLKDYAPTPYRIVSVELDFKILEDATRVRAQLTIEPRGETAPGTPLVLDGDELKLDSIAIDGAPLVLSAYVADANSLTVAEPPHRRFVLETEVLLNPASNTKLMGLYRSSGTWCTQCEPEGFRRITYYLDRPDILAPFKVRMSAPRTLAPILLANGNPVDSGTLPDDMHYAVWDDPFPKPAYLFALVAGDLGSITDSFATMSGRKVDLGIYCTHGKEDECHYAMDSLKRSMAWDEKRFGREYDLDVFNIVAVSDFNFGAMENKGLNIFNDKLVFARPETATDTNYHSIERVIAHEYFHNWTGNRITCRDWFQLCLKEGLTVFRDQEFSSDERSRPVQRIHDVQNLRGSQFPEDGGPLAHPPRPDRYREINNFYTTTVYEKGAEVVRMLLTLLGEAGFRKGMDLYFERHDGEATTIEAFVKVFEDATGTDLGQFITWYLQAGTPQVSVEDAYDAGSQTYTLTLRQKVDPTPNQAEKQPLLIPVRFGLIGPNGSPMGWSGVEGGVVRDDLILLDKESVTLTFSGVANRPVPSLFRGFSAPVKVNSSLSQEDLLFLAGNDSDPFNRWDALQTVSTRLIADAARGQHWKDAEADALRSALVDTLDSPDLDDAFKALAIDIPTESVVGRFIGQDVDPDAIARSRKGLIEALVGPIAEDLAARYKGLAITAPYSPDAAQAGRRSLRNGLLSLLTAGSEAGAALATSQYTAATNMTERYAALAISARNWTHSAQAVLGDFRTLHAADPLVFDKWLTASAQAPDDGVIERMAATLAAPDFPRTNPNRLRSLLGSFVMTNPVQFARADGAGFRFVTEAVAEIDKVNPQVASRILTGFRILPMLESGRREAGRATLEALKAQGNLSRNVGEILDRILAG, encoded by the coding sequence ATGCGCACCGACACCGAACAGACCATCTATCTCAAGGACTATGCGCCGACCCCGTACCGGATCGTGTCAGTAGAGCTCGATTTCAAGATTCTCGAAGATGCGACCCGCGTGCGGGCGCAACTGACCATCGAGCCCCGTGGCGAGACGGCGCCGGGCACCCCGCTCGTGCTCGACGGCGATGAACTCAAGCTCGACAGCATTGCCATTGATGGCGCGCCCCTGGTGCTTTCGGCCTATGTGGCGGACGCGAACAGCCTGACCGTCGCCGAGCCGCCGCACCGCCGCTTCGTGCTCGAAACCGAAGTGCTGCTCAATCCGGCGTCGAACACCAAGCTCATGGGTCTTTATCGCTCCAGCGGCACCTGGTGCACCCAATGCGAGCCGGAAGGGTTCCGGCGCATCACCTATTATCTCGACCGCCCCGACATTCTGGCGCCGTTCAAGGTGCGCATGTCGGCACCGCGCACCCTGGCGCCGATCCTGCTCGCCAACGGCAATCCGGTCGATAGCGGCACCCTGCCCGACGACATGCACTATGCCGTTTGGGACGACCCCTTCCCCAAGCCGGCCTATCTCTTTGCACTTGTCGCGGGCGATCTGGGGTCGATCACCGACAGTTTTGCCACCATGAGCGGCCGCAAGGTCGACCTCGGCATTTACTGCACCCATGGCAAGGAAGACGAGTGTCACTATGCCATGGACAGCCTCAAACGCTCTATGGCCTGGGACGAAAAGCGCTTCGGGCGCGAGTATGACCTCGATGTCTTCAACATCGTCGCAGTGTCCGATTTCAATTTCGGGGCGATGGAGAACAAGGGTCTCAACATCTTCAATGACAAGCTGGTCTTTGCCCGGCCGGAGACCGCCACCGACACCAATTATCATTCCATCGAGCGGGTCATCGCCCACGAATATTTCCACAACTGGACCGGCAACCGCATCACCTGCCGGGACTGGTTCCAGCTCTGCCTCAAGGAGGGCCTGACGGTCTTCCGCGACCAGGAGTTTTCCAGCGATGAACGCAGCCGGCCGGTGCAGCGCATCCATGACGTGCAGAACCTGCGGGGCAGCCAGTTTCCCGAGGACGGCGGCCCCCTGGCGCATCCGCCGCGGCCGGATCGCTACCGCGAGATCAACAACTTCTATACGACCACGGTCTACGAGAAGGGCGCCGAGGTCGTGCGCATGTTGCTAACCCTCTTGGGCGAAGCCGGGTTCCGCAAGGGCATGGACCTCTATTTCGAGCGGCATGACGGCGAAGCCACGACCATCGAAGCCTTTGTCAAAGTGTTCGAGGACGCCACAGGCACCGATCTTGGTCAGTTCATCACCTGGTATCTGCAGGCGGGCACACCCCAGGTCAGCGTCGAGGACGCCTATGACGCCGGCAGCCAGACCTATACCCTCACCCTGCGCCAAAAGGTCGACCCCACGCCCAACCAGGCGGAAAAGCAGCCCCTGCTGATCCCGGTGCGGTTCGGGCTGATCGGCCCCAATGGCAGCCCCATGGGCTGGAGCGGCGTGGAAGGCGGCGTGGTGCGCGACGACCTGATCCTGCTCGACAAGGAAAGCGTCACGCTGACCTTTTCGGGCGTCGCCAACCGTCCGGTGCCCTCGCTGTTCCGCGGTTTCTCGGCACCGGTCAAGGTCAATTCCAGCCTGTCGCAGGAGGACCTGCTGTTCCTCGCCGGCAATGACAGCGACCCATTCAACCGCTGGGACGCCCTGCAGACGGTCTCCACCCGGCTCATCGCCGACGCCGCGCGCGGCCAGCACTGGAAAGACGCAGAAGCCGACGCGCTGCGCTCCGCACTTGTGGACACACTCGACAGCCCCGACCTCGACGATGCCTTCAAGGCTCTGGCGATCGATATCCCAACCGAATCCGTGGTTGGGCGCTTTATTGGCCAGGACGTCGATCCCGACGCCATCGCGCGATCGCGCAAGGGGTTGATCGAAGCCCTGGTCGGACCCATCGCCGAAGACCTCGCAGCCCGCTACAAGGGGCTCGCGATCACCGCGCCCTACAGCCCCGACGCCGCGCAGGCCGGACGGCGATCCCTGCGCAATGGGCTGCTGTCGCTGCTCACCGCCGGGTCGGAAGCCGGGGCGGCGCTGGCCACTTCGCAATATACCGCCGCCACCAACATGACCGAGCGCTATGCGGCACTTGCCATCTCGGCGCGCAACTGGACCCATTCGGCCCAGGCCGTGCTGGGCGATTTCCGCACCCTGCATGCCGCCGATCCGCTGGTCTTTGACAAGTGGCTCACCGCATCCGCGCAGGCGCCTGACGATGGGGTGATCGAGCGCATGGCTGCGACACTGGCAGCGCCGGATTTTCCGCGCACCAATCCCAATCGGTTGCGATCGCTGTTGGGCAGCTTCGTCATGACCAATCCGGTGCAGTTTGCCCGCGCCGACGGCGCCGGCTTCCGGTTTGTCACCGAAGCGGTGGCCGAGATCGACAAGGTCAACCCGCAAGTGGCCTCGCGCATCCTCACCGGCTTCCGTATTCTGCCCATGCTGGAAAGCGGCAGGCGGGAGGCAGGACGGGCTACCCTCGAGGCACTCAAGGCCCAGGGCAATCTCAGCCGCAATGTCGGGGAAATCCTCGACCGCATCCTGGCCGGCTGA
- a CDS encoding bifunctional [glutamine synthetase] adenylyltransferase/[glutamine synthetase]-adenylyl-L-tyrosine phosphorylase: MSLTALPSADHPRFDAMLAALPAEEANAIAAQAGLLGPLLEAAPYLLELAEAHSGWLAAALTADADTAFDALLSGVSEAGRTAEEADLAQALRQAKGRTALLAAVAETGGAWTTARATEALSDLADAALEACLDLLMRQAAAKGQLLDPDGARAANSGLALFALGKHGGQELNYSSDIDIVAFFDPQKPVLKDPDEATKIYSRMVQKLVGLMEDRQYGGYVFRTDLRLRPDPGSTPVALSVDAALAYYEVRGQNWERAAWIKSRPCAGDKGVGEAFLKELAPYVWRKHLDFATIADIQAMKRQINVSKKVGAIRVEGHNVKLGRGGIREIEFFAQTQQLIAGGRDKSLRVRPTSKALAALAEANWISPKTARELTETYWYLRAVENRLQMLRDEQTHIMPDTAEDVAVIGRLLGEPDLAAFEASYRAALERVARYYSELFTEGETLGTDQGNLVFTGSDDDPGTLETLTGMGFADAHKAIETVRKWHYGSYAATRASAARAHLTELLPALLATLGRAGNADEALARFDNFLSRLPTGVQLFALLRNHAQLRTLLVQFMASAPRMAEAVIHRAHVVDGLIDPAFADDVTHRDVLVAKVDAFLADARSYEDMIDRARIIGQEQKFLVAAGLLSGTVSAAGAGEQFTALAETLLARLFARVQDEFAFRHGRIEGAETALLAFGKMASGEMTFTSDLDFILLYDAPDQESDGERSLAPPHYFARLTQRLVAAISAPTAEGVLYEADMRLRPSGNAGPLATSIAGFRAYHKDNAWTWEHLALSRARVVAATGGLKAVVDAEIAEVMDRPRDAEKTIDDVVSMRALMAKERKPRHPFDLKLADGGLVDLEFIAQSAQLVAGATVALPQAPTARVLARLGETGLVPQGQRLAEIHDTYAAVLQVMSSALVSPFKQEAWSPAFKDLLAQLCHYPDFGRLELDITQMMGEVREAADAWYNKAKGL; the protein is encoded by the coding sequence ATGTCCCTGACCGCCCTGCCTTCCGCAGATCATCCCCGCTTCGATGCGATGCTGGCCGCCTTGCCTGCTGAAGAGGCCAATGCCATCGCGGCGCAGGCCGGCCTGCTCGGCCCCCTGCTGGAGGCGGCGCCCTATCTGCTGGAACTGGCCGAGGCGCATTCCGGGTGGCTGGCGGCTGCCCTTACGGCGGATGCAGACACCGCCTTTGATGCCCTTCTGAGCGGCGTTTCAGAAGCCGGCAGGACGGCCGAGGAAGCCGATCTTGCCCAGGCCCTGCGGCAAGCCAAGGGCAGGACGGCGCTGCTCGCCGCGGTTGCCGAGACCGGTGGCGCCTGGACCACCGCGCGCGCAACCGAGGCCCTGTCCGATCTCGCGGATGCCGCCCTCGAAGCCTGCCTTGACCTGCTCATGCGCCAGGCCGCCGCCAAGGGGCAATTGCTTGACCCAGATGGCGCCCGCGCGGCCAATTCCGGGCTGGCTCTGTTTGCCCTGGGTAAGCATGGCGGCCAGGAGCTCAACTACTCGTCCGACATCGATATCGTCGCCTTCTTTGATCCGCAGAAGCCGGTCCTCAAGGATCCCGACGAGGCGACGAAAATCTATTCCCGCATGGTTCAGAAACTGGTGGGCCTGATGGAGGACCGCCAATATGGCGGCTATGTCTTCCGCACGGACCTGCGCCTGCGGCCCGATCCGGGCAGTACGCCGGTCGCGCTCTCCGTGGATGCCGCCCTGGCCTATTACGAGGTGCGAGGCCAGAACTGGGAGCGTGCGGCCTGGATCAAATCGCGCCCCTGCGCCGGTGACAAGGGCGTCGGGGAGGCGTTTCTCAAGGAACTGGCACCCTATGTCTGGCGCAAGCATCTCGACTTCGCCACCATCGCCGATATCCAGGCGATGAAGCGTCAGATCAATGTGTCCAAGAAGGTCGGCGCCATCCGGGTCGAGGGTCACAATGTAAAGCTCGGGCGCGGGGGCATTCGTGAGATCGAGTTCTTCGCCCAGACCCAGCAATTGATCGCCGGCGGCCGCGACAAGAGCCTGCGGGTGCGCCCGACTTCCAAGGCGCTGGCGGCTCTTGCGGAAGCGAACTGGATTTCTCCCAAGACAGCGCGCGAACTGACCGAGACCTATTGGTATCTGCGCGCGGTGGAAAACCGCCTGCAGATGCTGCGGGACGAGCAGACCCACATCATGCCCGATACGGCCGAAGACGTTGCCGTCATCGGCCGGCTGCTGGGCGAGCCGGATCTGGCTGCGTTCGAGGCCAGCTATCGCGCAGCACTCGAGCGGGTGGCGCGCTATTATTCGGAATTGTTCACCGAGGGCGAGACGCTCGGCACCGATCAGGGCAACCTGGTCTTTACCGGCAGCGACGATGACCCGGGCACGCTCGAAACCCTGACGGGCATGGGCTTTGCCGATGCCCACAAGGCCATCGAAACGGTACGCAAATGGCACTATGGCAGTTATGCCGCTACCCGCGCCTCCGCCGCCCGCGCGCACCTCACCGAACTGCTGCCTGCGCTTCTCGCCACCTTGGGCCGGGCCGGCAATGCCGACGAGGCCCTGGCGCGGTTCGACAATTTTCTCTCCCGCCTGCCGACCGGCGTTCAGCTTTTCGCCCTGCTGCGCAACCACGCGCAATTGCGCACCCTGCTGGTGCAGTTCATGGCCTCGGCGCCGCGCATGGCCGAGGCGGTCATTCATCGCGCCCATGTGGTCGATGGGCTCATCGATCCGGCTTTCGCCGATGATGTCACGCACCGCGACGTGCTCGTGGCCAAGGTGGATGCCTTCCTCGCCGATGCCCGATCCTACGAAGACATGATCGACCGCGCCCGCATCATCGGGCAGGAACAGAAGTTCCTGGTCGCCGCGGGGCTGCTGTCCGGCACGGTCAGCGCGGCGGGCGCCGGAGAGCAGTTCACTGCCTTGGCAGAGACGCTGCTGGCCAGGCTCTTTGCCCGCGTCCAGGACGAATTTGCCTTTCGCCACGGCCGCATCGAGGGGGCGGAGACCGCGCTCCTGGCCTTCGGCAAGATGGCCAGCGGCGAGATGACCTTTACCTCCGATCTCGACTTCATCCTGCTTTACGACGCGCCGGATCAGGAGTCTGACGGGGAGCGTTCACTGGCGCCGCCGCACTATTTCGCCCGGCTGACCCAGCGCCTCGTTGCGGCGATTTCCGCGCCCACGGCGGAAGGGGTGCTCTATGAAGCCGACATGCGCCTGCGCCCGTCCGGCAATGCCGGGCCGCTTGCAACCAGCATCGCCGGGTTTCGGGCCTATCACAAGGACAATGCCTGGACCTGGGAGCACCTCGCCCTCAGCCGTGCGCGCGTGGTCGCGGCAACCGGTGGGCTAAAAGCCGTTGTCGATGCCGAGATCGCCGAGGTCATGGACCGGCCGCGCGATGCCGAAAAGACCATAGACGACGTGGTGTCGATGCGGGCCCTGATGGCCAAGGAGCGCAAGCCGCGCCACCCCTTTGACCTCAAGCTGGCCGATGGCGGGTTGGTGGATCTCGAATTCATTGCGCAATCGGCGCAACTCGTCGCCGGTGCGACCGTCGCCTTGCCGCAGGCACCGACCGCCCGTGTCCTGGCGCGGCTCGGCGAAACGGGGCTGGTGCCCCAGGGGCAGCGGCTGGCCGAAATTCACGACACCTATGCGGCCGTGCTGCAGGTGATGAGTTCGGCGCTGGTCAGCCCGTTCAAACAGGAAGCCTGGAGCCCGGCCTTCAAGGACCTCTTGGCGCAGCTTTGCCACTATCCCGATTTTGGCCGGCTGGAACTGGACATCACGCAGATGATGGGTGAGGTCCGTGAGGCCGCGGACGCCTGGTACAACAAGGCGAAGGGTCTGTAA